From a single Amyelois transitella isolate CPQ chromosome 18, ilAmyTran1.1, whole genome shotgun sequence genomic region:
- the LOC106130026 gene encoding unc-112-related protein: MLADGEIVGDGSWNLTIYVTDLNEKRTMVVKGDMHIGGVMLKLTESFGKDFKKDWSDHALWWPTRNKWLSRPKHTLDQYSVHADAALHFTPMHKPLRIQLPDLRYIDCKIDFSIDTFSAVIQLCKSLGIRHPEELSLCYPLEPSHLKQNYQNLKEAKRIKTSQPDTNTFIAAARGSSNSLDRSNGLCPATPPPPRSLSATPVASQQNGTLRRYGNHIYSTQSDGSSDGGYCGTPPRAASLDALDSVADLSLADSPLEPDTQSRESLLTPKSLVERARMNVGWLDSSLSIMEQYVREWDCLQLRFKFYSFFDLTARPQDAPRLNQLYQQARWQILNQEVHCTEEEMLLFAALQLQIELQTLAGGGIDAADGAASSPGAAPEDEIDAALSELQAHLEGGPPIRPDITHVPELAGYLKYLRPKRFTLKSYKRSWISCRDGILRIHSSHDAATRGDAPSYMVELRGAEVTPDAHPATGRYSIKLEVPSDDTMHEIWLKCENEDQYAEWVAACRLGSRGRSLADSAFTTEAAAVKSLLALQRPQPNAALNQHSLPHLDHLQPENYLAPKYVKKLKGSKFTQRVLESHANVKDLPLLEAKLQYIKTWQNLPDYGQSLFVIRFMGQRKDEIISIANNRIMRLDPSTGDHIKTWRFSTMKAWNVNWEIRHMMVQFEEGNIMFSVQSADCKVVHEFIGGYIFLSMRSKDANQTLNEDMFHKLTGGWT, translated from the exons AGATTTCAAAAAGGACTGGTCAGACCACGCTCTCTGGTGGCCGACCCGAAACAAATGGCTCTCACGTCCCAAGCATACCCTTGACCAGTACTCCGTACATGCCGATGCCGCTCTCCACTTCACCCCCATGCACAAACCCCTCAGGATCCAGCTGCCAGACTTGAGATACATCGACTGCAAGATCGACTTCTCCATTGACACCTTTAGCGCAGTGATCCAACTTTGTAAGAGTCTTG GTATACGGCATCCAGAAGAGCTCTCACTCTGCTACCCTCTAGAACCGTCGCATCTCAAACAGAACTATCAGAACCTCAAAGAAGCGAAACGGATAAAGACCAGCCAACCAGACACCAACACATTCATCGCAGCAGCCAGAGGATCTTCTAATAGCCTGGACAGATCAAATGGATTATGTCCTGCGACACCACCACCGCCAAGATCGTTATCTGCCACTCCTGTCGCTTCACAACAG AACGGCACACTCCGTCGTTACGGAAACCACATCTACAGCACACAAAGCGACGGATCGAGTGACGGCGGGTACTGCGGTACTCCGCCCCGGGCGGCGTCTTTGGACGCCCTGGACTCGGTCGCTGACCTCTCCCTGGCCGATTCGCCGTTGGAGCCCGACACACAGTCGAGGGAATCTCTACTCACTCCCAAATCTTTGGTGGAACGAGCTAGGATGAACGTTGG ATGGCTAGACTCATCCCTGTCCATCATGGAGCAGTACGTTCGCGAATGGGACTGTCTCCAACTTCGCTTCAAGTTCTACTCGTTCTTCGACCTGACAGCGCGTCCCCAAGACGCGCCCAGACTGAACCAGCTGTACCAACAAGCTCGTTGGCAGATCCTCAACCAGGAGGTCCACTGTACTGAGGAGGAGATGCTGTTGTTTGCTGCTTTACAG CTCCAAATCGAACTTCAGACCCTAGCGGGCGGCGGTATAGACGCGGCGGACGGCGCAGCCTCAAGCCCTGGAGCAGCGCCCGAGGACGAAATCGATGCGGCTCTCAGCGAACTACAGGCGCACTTGGAGGGCGGCCCCCCCATCAGGCCGGACATCACACATGTGCCCGAACTGGCTGGATATCTTAAATATCTCAG GCCAAAGCGCTTCACCCTGAAATCTTACAAGCGCAGTTGGATTTCGTGTCGCGACGGCATCCTCCGCATTCATTCGTCACATGACGCGGCGACCCGAGGCGATGCTCCCTCTTATATGGTGGAATTGAGGGGCGCTGAG GTGACCCCGGATGCACACCCGGCGACGGGCCGGTACAGCATCAAGCTGGAGGTGCCTTCAGATGACACCATGCATGAGATCTGGCTTAAATGCGAgaat GAGGACCAATATGCGGAATGGGTGGCCGCTTGCAGGCTGGGTTCCCGCGGACGTTCGCTCGCAGACTCGGCCTTCACCACGGAGGCGGCCGCGGTGAAGTCCCTCCTAGCTCTGCAACGGCCGCAACCGAATGCAGCACTTAATCAGCATAGTCTGCCCCACTTGGATCATCTGCAGCCGGAGAACTATTTGGCGCCTAAATATGTGAAGAAATTGAAGGGGAGCAAG TTCACCCAACGGGTTCTAGAAAGCCACGCCAACGTCAAAGATCTCCCGCTACTCGAAGCTAAACTACAGTACATTAAGACTTGGCAAAACCTACCGGATTACGGCCAGTCTCTGTTCGTGATCAGATTCATGGGCCAAAGGAAGGATGAGATCATAAGCATCGCCAACAACCGCATCATGAGACTAGACCCTAGCACCGGAGACCATATCAAGACTTGGCGGTTTAGCACTATGAAG gCTTGGAATGTAAACTGGGAGATAAGACACATGATGGTACAATTCGAAGAAGGAAATATCATGTTCTCAGTCCAGTCAGCTGATTGCAAGGTAGTGCACGAGTTCATCGGTGGATACATATTCCTGTCAATGCGATCTAAAGATGCGAATCAGACGTTGAACGAAGATATGTTCCACAAACTCACTGGAGGATGGacgtaa